CCCCGGCGGCGGCTGTAGAGCTTGGCTTTGAGCTCTCCGAAGACGACCGCAAACGCACGTTCATTGAAATGAGCGGCCGCAAAGGCCTGGGAGTAAAGGCAGACGATCTGATCGACCGATTGGAAGAAAAGGCCATCGCCGAGGTCGAATCGCGTCACGCCGACGCGGCCGACGACGAAAAACGGCATATCGGCCGTCAGATCGCTGTAGGCGCGTTGCGTTATTTTTTGCTCAAATTCACGCGCACCACGGTGATCGTCTTTGATTTTGCTGAAGCACTTTCGTTCGAAGGCGAAACAGGATGTTTTTGCCAATATTCCGCGGTCAGAGCGAATTCGATATTCCGCAAATTTGCAGAAACAGGCGGGAAAATGGAGGGCGTTGCGTCAGCGATCCAAGACGTTGACGCGTTGCGGGAAGTTTTTTCTGCCGATGACGGTGATGATATTTGGTCGCTCGCGGTCCTGGCGGCCCGGATCGAGGATGCGGCACGTCAGTCCGCCGCAGCAAATGAACCGTCAATACTTGCTAAATACGCGTTCAACCTCGCAAAAGCATTCAATCTTTTTTACCATCGCCACAAGATATTGAGTGAGGCTGACGAGACTAAACGAGCGGTACTTTTGACGGTAACTGATATGGCGCGCATCTCTCTGACGCGCTCGCTCGAATTGTTAGGTATAGACGTTCCGGAGCGAATGTAAAGCTCCGCCGGGTTGCAAAAGTGGCGGCCCGGTCGGTAACTTTTAACTGCGGATACCCTGATCCGCCGCATTTATGCTGATAGTGATGAAACCGGAGGCTTCGGCCGCCGACATCGAAAATGTGATCCGCTCGGTCGAAGCACTCGGCTACTCCGGCCATACGCTCGAGGGCTCGGAGCGCACTGTAGTTGGTATAACCGGCAACAAGGGCTCTATCGACCCGGCTCATTTTGAGAATCTGCCGGGCGTTGCGGATACGGTCCGGGTAACGCAGCCGTACAGACTGGCTACCGCAGACCCGCGCGACAAATATGCGGTCCCCGTAGGAAGTGCTTTCATCGGCGGCGGTCACTTCGCTATGATCGCGGGGCCGTGTGCATTGGAAGACAGAGAGCAAGTATTCCGCACCGCAAAAACTGTCGCTGAAAGCGGCGCAAAGTTTTTCCGCGGCGGAGCATTCAAGCCGCGAACGTCTCCGTATGCCTTCCAAGGGCTCGGTATCGACGGGCTGAAAATGCTCGCTGCTGTCCGCGAAGAATTCGGCCTCAACATTATCACTGAGGCCCTTGACGAACACGGCATCGATGCGGTCGTGGAATACGGCGACTGTGTACAGATCGGCGCTCGGAACATGCAGAATTTTTCGCTGCTTCGATATGCCGGGCAATGCGGAAAACCTGTTTTACTGAAACGCGGGCTTTCGGCAACTCTGGACGAGCTTCTGCTTGCGGCCGAATACATTCTTTCTGAAGGCAATCCGAACGTGATCTTATGCGAACGCGGTATCAGGACGTTTGCCTCTCATGCACGAAATACTCTTGACCTTTCCATCGTGCCGGCGGTCCAGCGAATGTCGCATCTGCCGATCATTGTGGACCCATCGCACGGGACCGGAAAGAACTACATGGTCCCGGCACTTTCCCGAGCGGCGGTAGCTGTCGGGGCGGACGGGCTGATCATTGAGGTCCATCCCTGCCCTGAGGACGCTATGTGTGACGGAGCTCAGGCTTTGAGGCCCGAACAGTTTCTTAAACTATCGACGGATATTGAAAGGATCAGAGATGCGGTGAACAGCCCCGCAGCGGAAAGTGCCGACGCATCGCGTTGACATCAGAATAAATGAGAAAAAGGCCAGCCCGCTTTGTCCTTGAACGCGAGCCGGCCTTTTTTCTGTGCCCGTTCCGGCGCCATTTGCCTAGTTGGCCGGATCGAGCTTTATGAAACCGTAAGACTGAACGGCGAAACTTCCCAACAGCGCAACCATCAGCAATGCCATTGGCAGCACTTGCGATAGTTCTGGCATCACGATACTGAAACCGCCGCCGACGAGCATTCCCGCCGCCAACACGGAAACACGACCCGCAGCCCATTTGCCGAATACCGGCCTTTCAAAAACGGAAGGAAAGAAATATGGAAGAAAGGCTACCGCCAGAATCGCCGCCGACATCACTATGCCGTCGGGCGTCGAAAAGCGGGCAGCTCGAGCATATTCGACCGCAAGCAGAAAAAGCACAACCGCCGTGTCGATGCCGAAAAGTGAGAAGTAGTTCGTGTTGCCGGTGTTTGTCGTTTCGTGTTTCATGATGTTTTCGTCTCGAGTGGTTTATCGGATCATTTTCCGGGTTTGCTGAACTGCTGATACGCGACGCGGAAAAGCTCAGAAAGAGCATTCGCCGTCTCAGCCGACAGATTCTTGTCAGCACGAAGATGAGCGTCGATGATATCGGGCGTTGCTTCGTGCGGGTAATAAATTACCGGTTCGACGCCGTCTTCCTCCTGGCGGATCAGGCGATCAACAGGCATATCCAGCCATTTTGTAAGGCGTGCGATGTTGTCCGCATCGGGGCGACCTGTGCCGTTCTCGATACGCGACAGGGTTGAAGCCGATACTTCGGTCACATCGGCAACATCGCGAAGGCTCATCCCAAGCTCCTCGCGGCGACGTTTGATCGCCTTGCCGAGTTCGGCCGTGCTGATCAGACTTTCGTTCTTGAATGACATATTTTTTCTCCTTTCTCCTCAATGAAGTCTAAGTGCCACAGATGCACTTTGCATTTCACAGATAAAACATAGCACAAGGAATTTTTAAATGCAACACCTTGTTTCGCACTTGCAACAATAAAATTATTCTGATACATTGTTTCATAGATGCAACATCTCAAAGAGATTGGGCATCAATTGAAAAGCTGAGTCGCACGGTCTGAAGTGCGGCGAACAGGGACCAAGGCTCTTTTCCGGGAATGGCAGTTCAGACCGGCCGATAAAGACATCAGGAAATGAGAGTCGGTCCATTGATCCTAAGGAGACACAAAACGATGAAACGAATTACGCAAAACGACACCACGACGCAAACACCAACGACAGAAGCACAGGAAACTAACGTCCTCGATTTTTCGGGAACGCTCCGCGAATTGAAAAAGACCGTTGATCAGAACCTGATCCGCCAACGTGCCGGGCGCCGCGATCGCGATGGCAACATTCACATGGTCGAATATGTCGAATGGCATACTGTCGCAGACATCCTGGACGAACATGCGCCGAACTGGGCACACACCGTAAAGGATATTCGTGCCATCGGCGACATCATCACAGTTACGGTCGCCATCACCATTGACGGCATCACCCGCGAAGGCATCGGCACCGGCCGAACCGCAAGCGAGACCGGGATCAAAAAGGCCGAACACGACGCACTAAAGCGTGCCGCGGTGAAATTCGGCATCGCCAGAGAGCTATACAAGCGTGAATTCGATACGGTCGAGCACGATGATGAATCGACAATTCAACCAAGAGCAGTTCTCGACCCAATAGCGAAGAGTCTCGGCGACATGCTGACCGCGAAACAATTGGGCATGATCCGTGGTATGGCACGCGAGGCCGGCATTGATGCCGAGAATGAGTGCGTCGAGAAAATGAAATGTAAGGTCGAGGAACTCTCAAAACGAGGAGCCTCGCAGTTTATCGACCACCTGAAAACATTGCAGAGAAGCGTTGAGCCGATGCGAATGGCCGGCTAGTACTTCCCTGCTTACACAAGTTTTGAGCTGCGGCATTTTCTGTCCAACAATCCTCAAATGAAGCGTGAGAAACTCCCACGCCGCAGCTCAAAACCCTGTCTTGCAAATCGCTGAGTTTTGACACACAATACGAACGCTCAGCAATGGAGGAAATTATGTCTGATGAAGCAACAGGTGCGGCAGGATCTGCCGGGCCGCAACACGGAAGTTTCTGCTGGACCGAGATAGGTGTAAAGGACGCCGCACGGTGCAAGGAGTTTTACAGTTCCATATTCGGCTGGACATGGCAGGACAGCAATGCCTCGGACGGCCCATTCGCATATCACGAGTTCTCGACCGGCGGCCCGTATCCTGCAGGCGGCCTTTATGAGATCGTGCCCGAAATGTGCGAGGACCCGAATGATCTGCCGCCGCCGCATTTTATGACGTACATTTCTGTCGACGATGTTGACGCCTATGCAGCTAAAGCGGCAGAACTCGGCGGGACCGTGATACGGGAGCCAATGGACATTCCGAACACGGGACGTTTCGCGACGTTGAAGGATCCGACTGGAGCAATTTTTTCCATATTTACTATGCAGGAGGCGCAAAGCTGAAATGGCAGAATTTGAGATACCTAAGCATGGTGAGATCTGTTGGCGCGAACTTGCCACACGCGACCTGCTGGCGGCCTTGGAGTTTTACAAGGCAATGTTCGGCTGGGAGCTAATTCAGTCGAATGTGTCGCCCGTTGATTACAAAGAGATCGTTGTCGGCGGGATCGCGTATGGCGGGATGATGGCGATCGATGAAAATTGGGGGCCTGAGCCGCCGCCGTCTTTTTGGACGAATTATATCGCGGTAGACAATTGCGACGAGACCGTCGAAAAGATCAAGGCGCTTGGCGGCGGAATAACGTGCGAGGCTTTTGACGCCCCGGGCGTTGGCCGCATTGCCATGGCGATGGACCCATCTGGAGCCGCGTTCTCCATCATTCAATTTAATATGCAGGGCTAAATTGGTGTCCGCGAAACACCTTATGCATAAGGAACGAAACCGTTACCTTTTGCAGGTCTGTTTCGCGCGTCTATTTCTTTTTACCGTCCGTGTCGAAGACCTCGACGCTCGCAGCGTAGCCTTCTGCTTGAGGCAATATGGCTTCGGCATCACCGACGATAACGATAGCCATTTCGTCCGGACGCACGATCCGCTGCGCTGCGGCGAGAACATCGTCTTTTGAAACTGCCGAAACACGGTCACGATAGGTCTCGAGGTAATCGTCCGGTAAACCGTAAAGGAACTGATTCACTAACAGGTTCGTAAGCCCCTCCTGCGTTTCCGCCCGGATCGGAAAAACACCTGTCAGAAAATTCTTAGCGTCGTCCAACTCGTCATCTCCGACCCTCTCATCGCGAATACGTTCAAGTTCATAGAAGAACTCTTTAAGAGAATCGCCGGTAACCTCATTTCTTACTTCGGCCGTCGCTTCTATGTCGCCTGCCATCTGCTTTGCATTCAGTCTGGAATAAGCGCCGTAGGTATAGCCCTTCACTTCCCTTAGATTCATGAATATTCGCGATGAAGCTCCCGCTCCCAGCACCTGATTCATGACCAGGGCCGAAAAGTAATCTTGGTCGGTACGTTTTATAGCAAGGTTTGATAAGACGATGTTCGATTGTGCCGAACCCGGACGATCAACAACGGTGAGCGTTCTTTCATGCCTCAAAGGCGGCTTTGGGAACTCGGTTTCGGCTACGTCGGCCATCTCCCAATCGCCGAAATAATCTTTCAGCTCTTTTACGATCTCATCACGCGCCACGTCGCCGACAGCGATGAATACTGCGTTGTTGGGAACAAGCATACGGCGGTGAAAACCGGCGAGTTTTGCCCTTTCCAAGGATTCAATATCGCTCGGCTTAGGAGCCGCTATCGAATACGGGTGATCGCCGTACAGTAGCCGTGATGTCTGCTCACTTGCCAGGAAAGGAGGCTGAGAACGCTGGAACTTAAGATTCTCGACCATATTCCGGCGGTAAAGGTCGAGTTCTTCTTCGGGGAATGTAGGCCGCAGCGTAATTTCTGCCAGTAGAGACAAAACTTC
This sequence is a window from Acidobacteriota bacterium. Protein-coding genes within it:
- the aroF gene encoding 3-deoxy-7-phosphoheptulonate synthase, coding for MLIVMKPEASAADIENVIRSVEALGYSGHTLEGSERTVVGITGNKGSIDPAHFENLPGVADTVRVTQPYRLATADPRDKYAVPVGSAFIGGGHFAMIAGPCALEDREQVFRTAKTVAESGAKFFRGGAFKPRTSPYAFQGLGIDGLKMLAAVREEFGLNIITEALDEHGIDAVVEYGDCVQIGARNMQNFSLLRYAGQCGKPVLLKRGLSATLDELLLAAEYILSEGNPNVILCERGIRTFASHARNTLDLSIVPAVQRMSHLPIIVDPSHGTGKNYMVPALSRAAVAVGADGLIIEVHPCPEDAMCDGAQALRPEQFLKLSTDIERIRDAVNSPAAESADASR
- a CDS encoding helix-turn-helix transcriptional regulator, encoding MSFKNESLISTAELGKAIKRRREELGMSLRDVADVTEVSASTLSRIENGTGRPDADNIARLTKWLDMPVDRLIRQEEDGVEPVIYYPHEATPDIIDAHLRADKNLSAETANALSELFRVAYQQFSKPGK
- a CDS encoding VOC family protein: MSDEATGAAGSAGPQHGSFCWTEIGVKDAARCKEFYSSIFGWTWQDSNASDGPFAYHEFSTGGPYPAGGLYEIVPEMCEDPNDLPPPHFMTYISVDDVDAYAAKAAELGGTVIREPMDIPNTGRFATLKDPTGAIFSIFTMQEAQS
- a CDS encoding VOC family protein; amino-acid sequence: MAEFEIPKHGEICWRELATRDLLAALEFYKAMFGWELIQSNVSPVDYKEIVVGGIAYGGMMAIDENWGPEPPPSFWTNYIAVDNCDETVEKIKALGGGITCEAFDAPGVGRIAMAMDPSGAAFSIIQFNMQG
- a CDS encoding insulinase family protein; this translates as MQQVSRSVPPAPLPPISFDIPAPFKTQLSNGMRVVVFEDDRVPLVSFRLAFFSGDINDPDESIGLTSAVVSMLNEGTQNYSSLDLATKIERLGANISASSSDDFTILSASSLSLYQSEVLSLLAEITLRPTFPEEELDLYRRNMVENLKFQRSQPPFLASEQTSRLLYGDHPYSIAAPKPSDIESLERAKLAGFHRRMLVPNNAVFIAVGDVARDEIVKELKDYFGDWEMADVAETEFPKPPLRHERTLTVVDRPGSAQSNIVLSNLAIKRTDQDYFSALVMNQVLGAGASSRIFMNLREVKGYTYGAYSRLNAKQMAGDIEATAEVRNEVTGDSLKEFFYELERIRDERVGDDELDDAKNFLTGVFPIRAETQEGLTNLLVNQFLYGLPDDYLETYRDRVSAVSKDDVLAAAQRIVRPDEMAIVIVGDAEAILPQAEGYAASVEVFDTDGKKK